In the genome of Streptomyces pactum, one region contains:
- a CDS encoding DUF3224 domain-containing protein, translated as MTTHTTGTFTYSSWDEATTGESPDGAKLARATVVNTFSGGITAEGTSCVYAITYLTGKTGVCRGYEMVTGALDGRRGGFVLDQHATFGEDGVVHCTFEVVAGSGTGELAGLSGTGAFTAVPGEPTVPYTFDYRLD; from the coding sequence ATGACCACCCACACCACCGGGACGTTCACCTACTCCTCCTGGGACGAGGCCACCACCGGGGAGAGCCCGGACGGTGCGAAGCTGGCCCGGGCCACCGTGGTCAACACCTTCTCCGGCGGGATCACCGCCGAGGGCACCTCCTGCGTGTACGCCATCACCTACCTCACCGGGAAGACCGGGGTCTGCCGGGGCTACGAGATGGTGACCGGTGCCCTGGACGGCCGCCGGGGCGGCTTCGTGCTCGACCAGCACGCGACGTTCGGTGAGGACGGCGTGGTGCACTGCACCTTCGAGGTGGTGGCCGGCTCCGGCACCGGTGAGCTGGCCGGCCTCTCCGGCACCGGGGCCTTCACCGCGGTGCCCGGCGAGCCGACCGTGCCCTACACCTTCGACTACCGGCTGGACTGA
- a CDS encoding SDR family oxidoreductase, which produces MTAEHEDTGEVALITGASRGIGYGIAEALVARGDRVVITGRNEEALREAVERLGADRAIGVPGKAHDEAHQAHAVKRAMEAFGRVDHLVNNAGTNPVFGPLAELDLAVARKVFETNVVSALGFAQRTWAAWQKENGGTIVNIASIAGIAPSPFIGAYGVSKAAMINLTAQLAHEFAPRVRVNAIAPAVVKTRFAQALYENREAEAAAPYPLGRLGVPEDIGGAAAFLTSDAAAWLTGQTLVLDGGLFLNAGVGA; this is translated from the coding sequence ATGACCGCAGAACACGAGGACACCGGCGAGGTCGCGCTGATCACCGGCGCCAGCCGGGGCATCGGATACGGCATCGCCGAGGCGCTGGTGGCCCGCGGCGACCGGGTCGTGATCACCGGCCGCAACGAGGAGGCGCTCCGCGAGGCCGTGGAGCGGCTCGGCGCCGACCGGGCGATCGGGGTGCCGGGCAAGGCCCACGACGAGGCGCACCAGGCGCACGCGGTGAAGCGCGCCATGGAGGCGTTCGGCCGCGTCGATCACCTGGTGAACAACGCCGGGACCAACCCGGTCTTCGGGCCGCTCGCCGAGCTCGACCTGGCGGTGGCGCGCAAGGTGTTCGAGACCAACGTGGTCTCCGCGCTCGGCTTCGCCCAGCGCACCTGGGCCGCCTGGCAGAAGGAGAACGGCGGCACCATCGTCAACATCGCGTCCATCGCCGGGATCGCGCCCTCGCCGTTCATCGGCGCCTACGGCGTGAGCAAGGCCGCGATGATCAACCTCACCGCGCAGCTGGCGCACGAATTCGCGCCGCGGGTGCGGGTCAACGCCATCGCGCCCGCCGTGGTGAAGACGCGCTTCGCCCAGGCGCTGTACGAGAACCGCGAGGCGGAGGCGGCCGCGCCGTACCCGCTGGGCCGGCTGGGCGTGCCGGAGGACATCGGCGGGGCCGCGGCCTTCCTCACCTCGGACGCGGCGGCGTGGCTCACCGGCCAGACCCTGGTGCTCGACGGGGGACTGTTCCTCAACGCCGGCGTCGGCGCCTGA
- a CDS encoding helix-turn-helix transcriptional regulator yields the protein MRADRLLCLLLLLQNRGRLTAPELAAELEVSVRTVYRDIEALGAAGVPVVADRGPAGGYRLLAGYRTRLTGLTGDEAVALFLAGLPVAAAELGLGSQLTTAQLKLRAALPEPLGEQTRRMQDRFHLDAPAWFRQADPVPDLLTVADAVWRQRVLRVRYRRARGDTVERDLHPLGLVLKGGIWYVVAHPAGLGGAGGGTGPADGGTNPGGEATGRESGPPVPVPESGREPVPESEPDGRGSAAAGPVVRTYRVSRISAAEALPVTFRRPEGFDLAGYWAASSRALEEARFRGEAELLLSARGLRLLPAKYGAAGARAAAAAGEPGPDGRFRVTLPVESLPVAVDDMLRLGTDAEVVGPPELRRAVARAVTELAQRYAADAPGNPSA from the coding sequence ATGCGTGCGGACCGGCTGCTCTGCCTGCTTCTGCTGCTGCAGAACCGGGGCCGGCTCACCGCGCCGGAACTCGCCGCGGAGCTGGAGGTGTCGGTACGGACGGTCTACCGGGACATCGAGGCGCTGGGCGCGGCCGGCGTCCCGGTGGTCGCCGACCGGGGCCCGGCGGGCGGTTACCGGCTGCTGGCCGGCTACCGCACCCGGCTGACCGGACTGACCGGCGACGAGGCGGTCGCCCTCTTCCTCGCCGGCCTCCCGGTGGCCGCGGCCGAACTCGGACTCGGCTCCCAGCTGACCACCGCCCAGCTGAAGCTGCGGGCGGCGCTGCCGGAACCGCTGGGGGAGCAGACGCGGCGGATGCAGGACCGCTTCCACCTGGACGCCCCCGCGTGGTTCCGTCAGGCCGACCCGGTGCCGGACCTGCTCACCGTCGCCGACGCGGTGTGGCGGCAGCGGGTGCTGCGGGTGCGCTACCGGCGGGCCCGCGGCGACACCGTGGAACGCGACCTCCACCCGCTCGGCCTGGTCCTCAAGGGCGGTATCTGGTACGTCGTGGCGCACCCCGCCGGCCTGGGCGGTGCGGGCGGCGGAACCGGCCCCGCAGACGGCGGCACCAACCCCGGCGGCGAGGCGACCGGGCGGGAGTCCGGGCCGCCGGTGCCGGTGCCGGAGTCCGGGCGGGAGCCGGTGCCGGAGTCGGAGCCGGACGGGCGGGGGAGCGCGGCGGCGGGCCCCGTGGTGCGCACCTACCGGGTGTCGCGGATCTCCGCCGCCGAGGCGCTGCCCGTCACCTTCCGCCGGCCGGAGGGGTTCGACCTGGCCGGCTACTGGGCCGCGTCGTCCCGGGCGCTGGAGGAGGCCCGCTTCCGGGGCGAGGCGGAGCTGCTGCTCTCCGCCCGGGGGCTGCGGCTGCTCCCGGCCAAGTACGGCGCGGCCGGCGCCCGGGCGGCCGCGGCGGCCGGCGAGCCGGGGCCCGACGGCCGGTTCCGGGTCACCCTGCCGGTGGAGTCGCTGCCGGTCGCGGTGGACGACATGCTCCGGCTCGGCACCGACGCGGAGGTGGTCGGCCCGCCGGAGCTGCGGCGGGCCGTCGCCCGCGCCGTCACCGAGCTGGCGCAGCGGTACGCCGCGGACGCCCCCGGGAACCCGAGCGCCTGA
- a CDS encoding FAD-dependent monooxygenase encodes MDQHHAVVIGAGIGGLTAAAALHRQGWAVTVLERSASLEPVGAGIALAPNALRALDTIGLGAPVRELSAWQGDGGVRAPGGRWLARTDSAAAARRFGDPLVLLHRATFVDLLLGRLPAGTVRTATATALVRPGTQTEPARVATPDEEIEADLVIAADGVGSRVRGALFPGHPGPRFTGFTTWRMVVPGLGLRFPPHETWGRGLMWGSQPLKDGRVYAYAGALAPAGEREADERAGLLRRFGHWHRPIPRILAAVDPAAVLRHDVRAMTVPLPAYHRGRTALLGDAAHAMPPSLGQGGNQAVEDAVVLAHRLAAPATPVPEALAAYTRDRLPRTTEVVRRSLKAARLTTLGSRPAVMARDAALTAAHLLAPGLALRALDGVLDWTPPGGPDVA; translated from the coding sequence ATGGACCAGCACCACGCCGTCGTCATCGGAGCCGGTATCGGCGGACTGACCGCCGCCGCGGCCCTGCACCGCCAGGGCTGGGCGGTCACCGTCCTGGAGCGGTCCGCCTCCCTGGAGCCGGTCGGCGCCGGCATCGCCCTGGCGCCCAACGCGCTCCGCGCCCTGGACACCATCGGCCTCGGCGCACCGGTCCGGGAGCTCAGCGCCTGGCAGGGCGACGGCGGGGTGCGCGCCCCCGGCGGACGGTGGCTGGCCCGGACCGACAGTGCCGCCGCGGCCCGGCGCTTCGGCGACCCGCTCGTCCTGCTGCACCGCGCCACCTTCGTGGACCTGCTGCTCGGCCGGCTCCCCGCGGGCACCGTCCGCACCGCCACCGCCACCGCACTGGTCCGGCCCGGCACACAGACCGAGCCGGCCCGGGTCGCCACCCCCGACGAGGAGATCGAGGCCGACCTGGTGATCGCCGCCGACGGTGTCGGCTCCCGGGTGCGCGGGGCGCTCTTCCCCGGCCACCCCGGCCCGCGGTTCACCGGGTTCACCACCTGGCGCATGGTCGTCCCCGGCCTCGGCCTGCGCTTCCCCCCGCACGAGACCTGGGGCCGCGGCCTGATGTGGGGCAGCCAGCCCCTCAAGGACGGCCGGGTCTACGCCTACGCCGGAGCCCTGGCCCCGGCCGGTGAACGGGAGGCGGACGAACGGGCCGGACTGCTGCGCCGCTTCGGTCACTGGCACCGGCCGATCCCGCGGATCCTGGCCGCCGTGGACCCCGCGGCGGTGCTCCGCCACGACGTCCGGGCCATGACCGTGCCGCTGCCCGCGTACCACCGGGGCCGCACCGCGCTGCTCGGCGACGCCGCGCACGCCATGCCGCCCAGCCTCGGCCAGGGCGGCAACCAGGCCGTCGAGGACGCCGTGGTGCTCGCCCACCGGCTCGCCGCCCCCGCCACCCCGGTCCCCGAGGCGCTCGCCGCCTACACCCGGGACCGGCTGCCCCGCACCACCGAGGTGGTCCGGCGCTCCCTGAAGGCGGCCCGGCTCACCACGCTCGGCAGCCGTCCCGCGGTGATGGCGCGGGACGCCGCGCTCACCGCCGCGCACCTCCTCGCCCCCGGCCTGGCGCTCCGCGCGCTCGACGGCGTCCTCGACTGGACACCGCCGGGCGGCCCGGACGTCGCCTGA
- the fabG gene encoding 3-oxoacyl-ACP reductase FabG, whose translation MSTTEQRVAIVTGAARGIGAATAVRLAAEGRAVAVLDLDEAACAETVEKITGAGGRALAVGADVSDSDQVAAAVARVTEELGAPVILVNNAGVLRDNLLFKMSDSDWDTVVAVHLRGAFLMARACQKHMVDAGFGRIVNLSSSSALGNRGQANYAAVKAGLQGFTKTLAIELGKFGVTANAVAPGFIATDMTAATAARVGMEFEDFKAAAATQIPVQRVGEPADVANAIAFFTADAAGFVSGQVLYVAGGPLN comes from the coding sequence CGGCCCGCGGCATCGGCGCCGCCACCGCCGTGCGGCTGGCCGCCGAGGGCCGCGCCGTGGCCGTACTCGACCTCGACGAGGCGGCCTGCGCGGAGACCGTGGAGAAGATCACCGGGGCCGGTGGCCGGGCCCTGGCGGTCGGCGCCGACGTCTCCGACTCCGACCAGGTCGCGGCGGCCGTCGCCCGGGTCACCGAGGAGCTGGGCGCGCCGGTCATCCTGGTCAACAACGCGGGCGTGCTCCGCGACAACCTGCTGTTCAAGATGAGCGACAGCGACTGGGACACGGTGGTGGCGGTGCATCTGCGCGGCGCCTTCCTGATGGCCCGGGCCTGCCAGAAGCACATGGTGGACGCCGGGTTCGGCCGGATCGTCAACCTCTCCAGCAGCTCCGCGCTCGGCAACCGGGGCCAGGCCAACTACGCCGCCGTCAAGGCCGGTCTCCAGGGCTTCACCAAGACCCTCGCGATCGAGCTGGGCAAGTTCGGCGTCACGGCCAACGCGGTGGCCCCGGGGTTCATCGCCACCGACATGACCGCGGCCACCGCGGCCCGGGTCGGCATGGAGTTCGAGGACTTCAAGGCCGCCGCCGCCACCCAGATCCCGGTGCAGCGGGTCGGGGAGCCCGCCGACGTGGCGAACGCCATCGCCTTCTTCACCGCCGACGCGGCCGGCTTCGTCTCCGGCCAGGTGCTGTACGTGGCCGGCGGCCCGCTCAACTGA
- a CDS encoding DinB family protein: MTTTERTDPPLRADERTMLESWLDFHRATLARKCEGLDDAQLRQRAAPPSTLSLLGLVRHMAEVERAWFRRVLSAEDISWIYSEQDRDGDFNLTDEDTSAEAFATWRAEIDHARRAAARHAMDDTGLRHGKEFSLRWIYVHMIEEYARHNGHADLLRERIDGVTGD, from the coding sequence ATGACGACAACGGAACGCACCGACCCACCGCTCCGCGCCGACGAGCGCACCATGCTGGAGAGCTGGCTGGACTTCCACCGCGCCACCCTGGCCCGCAAGTGCGAAGGGCTGGACGACGCCCAGCTGCGGCAGCGGGCCGCACCGCCCTCGACGCTCTCGCTGCTCGGCCTGGTCCGGCACATGGCCGAGGTGGAGCGCGCCTGGTTCCGCCGGGTGCTCTCGGCCGAGGACATCAGCTGGATATACAGCGAGCAGGACCGCGACGGCGACTTCAACCTCACCGACGAGGACACCTCCGCGGAGGCGTTCGCCACCTGGCGCGCCGAGATCGACCACGCCCGCCGGGCCGCCGCCCGCCACGCGATGGACGACACCGGCCTCCGGCACGGCAAGGAGTTCAGCCTGCGCTGGATCTACGTCCACATGATCGAGGAGTACGCGCGCCACAACGGCCACGCCGACCTGCTCCGGGAGCGGATCGACGGGGTCACCGGCGACTGA
- a CDS encoding TetR/AcrR family transcriptional regulator, with translation MTAAPTGRPDRTARIGLVADTAIGLLASRGLRGLTHRAVDEAAGLPQGSTSNLARTRAALLATAVRRLAEREARVFGLAGPTGHDGPTGLAALAGHGGPATGPEAAAEVIATALHRALTDHRDLLIARYELALEATRRPELREKYDSAGAAFREPVAELLRAAGSPAPERHTLAVVAWCDGVLFACSAGPYHAVVPTVAELRDGLTELLRGMLPAGR, from the coding sequence ATGACCGCAGCTCCCACCGGCCGCCCGGACCGCACCGCGCGCATCGGACTCGTCGCCGACACCGCGATCGGCCTGCTCGCCTCCCGAGGTCTGCGCGGTCTGACGCACCGTGCGGTGGACGAGGCCGCCGGGCTGCCGCAGGGCTCGACCTCAAACCTCGCCCGCACCCGGGCGGCGCTGCTCGCCACGGCGGTGCGCCGGCTCGCCGAGCGGGAGGCGCGGGTCTTCGGACTCGCCGGTCCCACCGGTCACGACGGACCCACCGGACTCGCCGCACTCGCCGGTCACGGCGGGCCGGCCACCGGTCCGGAGGCGGCCGCCGAGGTGATCGCCACCGCCCTGCACCGCGCCCTGACCGACCACCGGGACCTGCTCATCGCCCGTTACGAGCTGGCGCTGGAGGCCACCCGCCGGCCCGAGCTGCGGGAGAAATACGACTCCGCCGGGGCCGCGTTCCGGGAACCGGTGGCGGAGCTGCTGCGCGCGGCCGGCTCCCCCGCCCCCGAGCGGCACACCCTCGCCGTGGTGGCCTGGTGCGACGGGGTGCTGTTCGCCTGCTCGGCCGGCCCGTACCACGCGGTGGTGCCCACCGTTGCGGAGCTCCGCGACGGCCTCACCGAGCTGCTGCGCGGCATGCTGCCGGCAGGGCGGTGA
- a CDS encoding uracil-DNA glycosylase, giving the protein MLPESWQAVLGEELEKPYFKELTEFVEEERAKGPVYPPREEVFAALDATPYDQVKVLILGQDPYHGEGQGHGLCFSVRPGVKTPPSLRNIYKEMHAELGHPIPDNGYLMPWARQGVLLLNAVLTVRGGEANSHKNKGWEKFTDAVIRAVASRPDPAVFVLWGNYAQKKLPLIDESRHAVVKGAHPSPLSAKKFFGSRPFTQINEAVAAQGHQPIDWRIPDLGV; this is encoded by the coding sequence ATGCTGCCCGAGTCCTGGCAGGCCGTCCTCGGCGAGGAACTGGAGAAGCCCTACTTCAAGGAGCTGACCGAGTTCGTCGAGGAGGAGCGGGCGAAGGGCCCGGTGTACCCGCCCCGCGAGGAGGTGTTCGCCGCCCTCGACGCCACCCCGTACGACCAGGTCAAGGTGCTGATCCTGGGGCAGGACCCCTACCACGGCGAGGGGCAGGGGCACGGACTGTGCTTCTCGGTGCGGCCCGGGGTGAAGACCCCGCCCTCGCTGCGGAACATCTACAAGGAGATGCACGCCGAGCTCGGTCACCCGATCCCGGACAACGGCTACCTGATGCCGTGGGCCCGGCAGGGCGTGCTGCTGCTGAACGCGGTCCTCACCGTCCGCGGCGGCGAGGCCAACTCCCACAAGAACAAGGGCTGGGAGAAGTTCACCGACGCGGTGATCCGCGCGGTCGCGTCCCGGCCGGACCCGGCGGTCTTCGTGCTGTGGGGCAACTACGCGCAGAAGAAGCTGCCGTTGATCGACGAGAGCCGCCACGCGGTGGTCAAGGGCGCCCACCCCTCCCCGCTGTCGGCGAAGAAGTTCTTCGGCTCCCGGCCGTTCACGCAGATCAACGAGGCGGTGGCCGCCCAGGGCCACCAGCCGATCGACTGGCGCATCCCCGACCTCGGCGTCTGA